The following DNA comes from Methanomassiliicoccus luminyensis B10.
AACCAGTCCCGGTTCATGTTGGCGAAATAAGGGGTGCAATACCAGGTGCCGGCGCAGCACCTCCTCTCCCTGTCGTACTCTTCCGGGGTGATGAGCACGCCTATGCAATCGTCCGCCTGGAGGCGCACCGTGGGCACCTTCATCTGCGAGGTGACGTCCTTGAGGGAGTTGCAGACGCCATAGCCCAGCAGCACGGCGTCGACCTTGCCCTCCAGGGAGTTGACCTTGTCGATCACTTCCTTCTTTAGCTCTTCAGGGTACGCGTGCAGCCCGAACTCCAGATATTCCTTGTGAACGATGTCGGGGTCGCCCTTGGTAATGTGGTCCAGGCCCCTCTCGAAGGTCTCGCAGGCGATTATGCCGATCCTCATCTCAAACACCCTTGTCGCGCCCTCTTAGGCCGATGAAAATATTAATGTATTATTACGTAATATTTTCCTATGACGATGAGATGAGCAACGGCAGCCTCCAGGAGCAATTGGACGTACTGCGGAGCGAGGTCCGGGCCCTCGGCAGCTCCGTGGCGGGCATCAAGCGCGAGGACTTCGCTCGCGCGTACGCCGAGCAGATACGCTCGATATTGCTGGAGAGGATCGACCGAGCCCTGGCCGAGATGGTCGACGCCGGGGGCAGGGAGGAGGCCAGGAGCCGGCTGGTCGAGATGGTGGACCGTTCCGTCGCCTCCTACCAGGTGGGGAGCAAGGAGCAGGCCCTGAGCGTGCTGGACGAGTTCCAGGAGGAGATAGTCAACGGCACAGCACCGTTCAATGACCGGCGGTACTCCAAGCTCGCCCAGGACCTTATCCGGCAGATACGGTCGTACCTAGAGCTGGAGAAGATCGTCAACAAGCCGACCCAGAGCGTCCTCGGCGACCCCCGGGCGCCCACCGCCACCAAGGAGGTGCTGTCGCCGGTGGCGGCGGAGAAGGCGCTCGCCCCCCTGGCCAGCTCTTGGAGGATGAACATCCTCATGCTGCTCTCGATGGACAGCCGGTCCCTCGCCGAGCTCAGCAAGGAGCTGGGAGTGCAGAAGGGGCATTTGCAGTTCCACCTGAGGTCCCTGTCCAACGCGGACTACATCCGCTACGACCGGAGGACGCATCTTTATTCCCTCACCGAGAGAGGCTCGATCGCGCTCGACGGGGTGGCCGAGCTGGTGGGGCGGCTGGAGCGGTGAACCGTTCCTAGAGGTCTGCGGCCCCGCTGCACCCGAAGCACATCGTTTTCATGACCTTCTTCAGGCCATTTAGCAGATAACTGCATCCAGATCAGGCCGGACGACGCGAGCGCATCGTCCCGCTGGGTCGGTCATACTTAAAAGTAGTTTCTGGTGCAACAATAAGATCAGCACAGTAACTAGAGGGCCGAGAAGATATGAAAAGTGGCTGACAGCGTCTCGTGGTTCCCGCGGGCTCGCGCACCGCAGTACAGCACGAAACGCGGGCGGGCTTAACTTCCGGGTTCGAATGGGACCGGGTGTATCCCCGCCGCTGTGGCCGTCACACCGAAATC
Coding sequences within:
- a CDS encoding DUF1638 domain-containing protein, which translates into the protein MRIGIIACETFERGLDHITKGDPDIVHKEYLEFGLHAYPEELKKEVIDKVNSLEGKVDAVLLGYGVCNSLKDVTSQMKVPTVRLQADDCIGVLITPEEYDRERRCCAGTWYCTPYFANMNRDWFLRDLREKLPNYEELGIDIDWYMDKLFDGYARVLFVDDGLGDVDAAVAKAKEFAEQLNLLYESRNGRPCPCSRAGWIRPRNSPRRRADLVFYYKT
- a CDS encoding winged helix-turn-helix domain-containing protein; the encoded protein is MSNGSLQEQLDVLRSEVRALGSSVAGIKREDFARAYAEQIRSILLERIDRALAEMVDAGGREEARSRLVEMVDRSVASYQVGSKEQALSVLDEFQEEIVNGTAPFNDRRYSKLAQDLIRQIRSYLELEKIVNKPTQSVLGDPRAPTATKEVLSPVAAEKALAPLASSWRMNILMLLSMDSRSLAELSKELGVQKGHLQFHLRSLSNADYIRYDRRTHLYSLTERGSIALDGVAELVGRLER